A stretch of Pelagicoccus enzymogenes DNA encodes these proteins:
- a CDS encoding DUF3185 family protein, with protein sequence MNRIFSIGLSICGGALIVYGLSAADSISSTFSNFFTGSPTDEAIWMLAGGATLLAIGLAGLFRGSSN encoded by the coding sequence ATGAATAGAATTTTTTCAATTGGCCTCTCGATCTGTGGTGGCGCTCTTATTGTCTATGGCTTGAGTGCCGCCGACTCGATTAGCTCCACATTTTCGAACTTCTTTACCGGATCGCCGACGGACGAAGCAATTTGGATGCTGGCGGGCGGTGCCACTCTTCTTGCGATAGGCCTTGCTGGCCTGTTTCGCGGCTCGTCGAATTAA
- a CDS encoding HPF/RaiA family ribosome-associated protein: MQIQINTDRSLEGREALFAYIRKVVAHSLSHQSEHITRVEVHLADENGAHDGSKEMRCTMEARLEHHQPLAISHEAANIHQVVNGATEKLAQLVKRTLRKLREEKGHRTDPPPPSPETTAL; the protein is encoded by the coding sequence ATGCAGATTCAGATTAACACCGACCGAAGCCTCGAAGGCCGCGAAGCCTTGTTTGCGTACATCCGAAAAGTCGTAGCGCACTCACTCAGTCACCAAAGCGAACACATCACCCGCGTAGAGGTTCATTTGGCCGACGAGAACGGCGCCCATGACGGCTCGAAGGAAATGCGCTGCACCATGGAAGCTCGACTTGAACACCACCAGCCCCTCGCCATCTCCCATGAAGCAGCAAACATACACCAAGTGGTCAACGGTGCCACTGAGAAGCTCGCTCAATTGGTCAAAAGGACCCTCCGAAAGCTAAGGGAAGAAAAGGGTCACCGCACCGATCCGCCGCCACCAAGCCCGGAAACGACGGCTCTGTAG
- a CDS encoding sensor histidine kinase yields MSVTTSSREIPQPASASAVPTILKLVCELTGMRLALVARLMDGKWTACGVHDCMDYGLAVDDRLEMGETILVRSGDSAFLPFAESVGAERFPRKHGTPPSAGPGRCIWLPISGCEGQLFGWLCVFDGRPNAFKPDMVGVLTLLGELLRQQLCTKCPRQELEEQLLAEREASRAREEFIAVLGHDLRNPLTSIIWAADLMRIQNDGPDRDELYQILRSCGLQIGNLIEDLLDFARGRLGKGIPLERRCQLDLTVLASEAISELCLSRPGRVIRLLHSDPVVACVDEVRFRQLLSNLLGNALQHSPPSEPVNIGLDYRGDMVRIAITNGGPPLSEENRASLFSPFALRSSHGSRPGLGLGLFIASEIARAHGGAIEVSAGDDGTTLTTLLPRESSE; encoded by the coding sequence ATGTCCGTCACTACATCCTCCCGAGAAATTCCGCAGCCCGCGTCTGCCAGTGCTGTGCCGACGATTCTGAAGCTTGTTTGCGAGCTCACTGGCATGCGGTTGGCCTTGGTGGCTCGCTTGATGGATGGGAAATGGACGGCGTGTGGCGTCCATGACTGCATGGACTACGGCCTCGCTGTAGACGACCGGCTTGAGATGGGTGAAACCATTCTCGTACGCTCTGGCGACTCGGCTTTTTTGCCTTTCGCGGAATCGGTGGGAGCCGAGCGGTTTCCTCGAAAGCACGGAACCCCGCCATCTGCTGGCCCGGGTAGGTGCATCTGGCTTCCGATCTCCGGTTGCGAAGGGCAGCTTTTTGGATGGCTTTGCGTCTTTGACGGGAGGCCGAACGCATTCAAGCCCGATATGGTAGGGGTGCTGACGCTGCTGGGAGAGCTCCTGCGACAGCAGTTGTGCACGAAGTGTCCTCGGCAGGAGCTCGAGGAGCAACTTTTAGCGGAACGGGAGGCAAGCCGAGCTCGCGAGGAGTTTATCGCGGTGCTAGGCCACGATCTACGAAACCCTTTGACTAGCATAATCTGGGCAGCGGACCTGATGCGGATTCAGAATGACGGGCCAGACCGCGACGAACTGTATCAGATCCTCCGCAGCTGTGGCCTTCAGATCGGGAATCTGATCGAGGATCTGCTTGACTTTGCCCGCGGTCGTCTAGGCAAGGGGATTCCATTGGAACGCCGATGCCAGTTGGACTTGACTGTACTTGCGAGCGAAGCGATCAGCGAACTCTGTTTGTCTCGTCCAGGGCGGGTTATTCGCTTGCTACATTCGGATCCAGTGGTGGCGTGCGTCGATGAGGTCCGCTTCCGCCAACTGCTTTCCAACTTGTTGGGAAACGCGCTGCAGCACAGCCCGCCTTCGGAGCCTGTGAACATCGGGCTCGACTATCGGGGGGATATGGTGCGGATCGCAATAACGAATGGCGGGCCGCCGCTATCCGAGGAAAACCGGGCATCCTTGTTTTCGCCGTTTGCGTTGCGGTCGAGCCATGGAAGTCGACCAGGCCTTGGCCTCGGCCTATTCATCGCGTCGGAGATCGCACGCGCCCACGGTGGCGCAATCGAGGTTAGCGCTGGCGACGATGGCACGACGCTCACGACTCTACTACCGCGGGAATCCTCCGAATAG
- a CDS encoding DUF3309 domain-containing protein, whose protein sequence is MNILLLVLLAVILFGGGGFYYGGPAFGGGGLGLVLLVCLVIYFLGGFRNRL, encoded by the coding sequence ATGAATATCTTACTTCTCGTTTTGTTGGCTGTCATTCTATTCGGAGGCGGTGGTTTCTATTACGGTGGCCCCGCCTTTGGTGGCGGCGGACTCGGACTGGTCCTACTCGTCTGCTTAGTTATATATTTCCTAGGCGGTTTCCGAAATCGCCTCTAG
- a CDS encoding BON domain-containing protein, with product MKTKYLSVLLALIASPALLSASPQSDRKIEEAAKSSYNFSTVLSGNVIAKSIDGNITLSGKVQDQGEKDLAADTVKQIPGVDKVQNNLEIESKYKEHSDAWMAFKVRSMLLVKANVSAASTDVSVEDGVVTLRGTARNEAQKELTGIYAKEIDWVKSVTNNIEIEVPSDGEESVAELVDDASITAQVKFALLNSKSTHALKTSVSTIDGVVVLGGVAASDAARSLAGKLAKDVRGVKSVTNNMTVKG from the coding sequence ATGAAAACAAAATATCTATCAGTGCTCCTCGCTTTGATCGCGAGCCCCGCCTTGTTGTCTGCCTCGCCTCAGAGCGATCGCAAGATCGAGGAAGCGGCCAAGTCGTCCTACAACTTTAGCACGGTATTGTCCGGCAATGTAATCGCCAAATCAATTGATGGAAATATCACTTTATCCGGTAAGGTTCAGGACCAAGGCGAAAAGGATCTGGCAGCCGATACCGTCAAGCAGATACCTGGCGTGGATAAGGTGCAAAACAACCTCGAGATCGAGTCGAAGTACAAAGAACATTCCGATGCGTGGATGGCTTTCAAGGTCCGCAGCATGCTGCTTGTAAAGGCCAACGTGAGCGCCGCTTCTACGGATGTCTCGGTTGAAGATGGCGTAGTGACATTGAGGGGCACCGCTCGCAACGAAGCGCAAAAGGAGCTGACGGGGATCTATGCCAAGGAGATCGACTGGGTGAAGTCGGTGACCAACAACATTGAAATCGAAGTGCCTTCTGATGGCGAGGAGTCGGTTGCAGAGTTGGTCGACGACGCCTCAATCACGGCCCAGGTCAAGTTTGCGCTGCTGAACAGCAAATCGACGCATGCGCTCAAGACTTCGGTTTCCACTATCGACGGCGTGGTGGTTTTGGGCGGTGTTGCCGCGTCGGATGCGGCCCGCTCGCTCGCTGGGAAACTTGCCAAGGATGTTCGCGGCGTTAAGTCCGTGACGAACAACATGACCGTCAAAGGGTAA
- the trhA gene encoding PAQR family membrane homeostasis protein TrhA yields MEKGERFNSITHIAGAVLALCGAAVLVTFASLQGDPWKIVSFSVYGVSLLLLYAASALYHSLHAGRAKALFQTFDHISIYLLIAGTYTPFTLVTLRGGWGWSLFGVVWLLALVGSILELRPKSASRVPSVSIYLGMGWLILVAINPLLDSLPRFGLLWLVLGGSLYTVGVVFYLFANRVRHFHGIWHLFVIAGSASHFCSIFFFVN; encoded by the coding sequence ATGGAAAAAGGGGAACGATTCAATAGCATAACGCACATCGCCGGAGCGGTCTTAGCCCTTTGCGGAGCCGCCGTTCTGGTTACCTTCGCGTCGTTGCAAGGCGACCCTTGGAAGATCGTCAGCTTCAGCGTGTACGGCGTCAGCTTGCTCCTGCTCTACGCAGCCTCAGCCCTCTACCACAGCCTGCACGCAGGACGCGCCAAAGCCCTGTTCCAGACCTTCGACCATATCTCGATCTACCTTCTTATCGCCGGCACCTACACGCCCTTTACCTTGGTGACCCTGCGCGGAGGCTGGGGCTGGTCGCTCTTCGGCGTCGTGTGGCTCCTCGCCCTGGTCGGCTCCATACTGGAGCTTCGCCCTAAGTCCGCCAGCCGCGTCCCGTCGGTATCGATTTACCTAGGCATGGGCTGGCTGATCCTCGTCGCCATCAATCCCCTGCTAGATTCCCTGCCCCGCTTCGGACTGTTGTGGCTGGTCCTAGGCGGCTCGCTGTACACCGTCGGCGTAGTCTTCTACCTCTTCGCCAATCGAGTCCGTCACTTCCACGGCATCTGGCACCTTTTCGTCATCGCCGGAAGCGCTAGCCACTTCTGTTCAATCTTTTTCTTCGTCAATTGA
- the sufB gene encoding Fe-S cluster assembly protein SufB produces the protein MKADTNIEVDRERGNFRFTEHHTYDAGTGLSEQTIDYISDVKGEADWIRAFRKRALATFLKKPLPTHWATTDLANIHFDKIRYYLSGDRKTKKSWDEVPDDVKQTFERLGIPENERRFLAGVEAQFDSESAYSNIKDSVCKQGVLFMGSTEALMQHPEIFRKWFGKVIPTADNKFSALNSAVFSGGSFIYIPPGVKVSHPLQAYFRINAENFGQFERTLIIADEGSEVTYMEGCTAPKFDTATLHSAVVELVALPGAKIEYITVQNWSSNVYNLVTKRALAHENAIVKWIDCNIGSRLTMKYPGVILKGRGARGEVLSIALANDGQHQDTGAKMIHAADNTSSNIIAKSISVGHGRSTYRGRVHMPKRLKGCKNNTECDALLINASSRTDTYPAITIQGQRNVAQHEASVSRVSTDQLFYMQQRGLSNAQAMSLSVNGFVNDLTRQFPMEYSVELKRLIELEMEGSVG, from the coding sequence ATGAAGGCAGACACCAATATCGAAGTCGACAGGGAGCGCGGAAACTTCCGCTTCACAGAACACCACACCTACGACGCTGGCACCGGCCTGAGCGAGCAGACCATCGACTATATCTCCGACGTCAAAGGGGAAGCGGACTGGATCCGCGCCTTCCGCAAAAGGGCCCTCGCCACCTTTCTCAAAAAACCGCTTCCCACCCATTGGGCCACCACCGACCTGGCAAACATCCACTTCGACAAGATCCGCTACTACCTCTCCGGAGACCGAAAGACTAAGAAAAGCTGGGACGAAGTGCCCGACGACGTGAAGCAAACCTTCGAGCGCCTCGGCATTCCGGAAAACGAACGTCGCTTCCTCGCAGGCGTCGAAGCCCAGTTCGACAGCGAATCCGCGTATTCAAACATCAAAGACAGCGTGTGTAAACAGGGCGTGCTGTTCATGGGCAGTACCGAAGCACTGATGCAGCACCCGGAGATTTTCCGCAAATGGTTCGGAAAAGTCATCCCTACTGCGGACAACAAATTCTCCGCGCTCAACAGCGCCGTCTTTTCCGGCGGCTCCTTCATCTACATCCCGCCCGGGGTCAAGGTCAGCCACCCGCTGCAAGCCTACTTCCGCATCAACGCGGAAAACTTCGGACAGTTCGAGCGCACCCTGATCATCGCTGACGAAGGATCCGAAGTCACCTACATGGAAGGCTGCACCGCCCCAAAATTCGACACTGCCACCCTGCACAGCGCCGTCGTCGAACTCGTCGCCCTGCCCGGAGCTAAGATCGAATATATCACTGTGCAGAACTGGTCATCCAACGTCTACAACCTCGTCACCAAACGAGCCCTCGCCCACGAAAACGCCATCGTCAAGTGGATCGACTGCAACATCGGCTCCCGCCTCACCATGAAATACCCCGGCGTCATCCTCAAAGGCCGCGGTGCCCGCGGAGAAGTCCTCAGCATCGCTCTCGCGAACGACGGCCAACATCAGGACACCGGAGCCAAGATGATCCATGCCGCCGACAACACCTCCAGTAACATCATCGCCAAATCCATAAGCGTCGGTCACGGCCGATCCACCTATCGTGGTCGCGTCCACATGCCCAAGCGCTTAAAAGGCTGCAAGAACAACACCGAGTGTGACGCCCTCCTCATCAACGCCTCCTCGCGGACCGACACCTATCCCGCGATAACCATTCAAGGACAGCGAAACGTCGCCCAACACGAAGCCTCTGTAAGCCGCGTATCCACAGACCAACTATTCTACATGCAGCAACGCGGACTGAGCAACGCCCAGGCTATGAGCCTCAGCGTTAACGGCTTCGTGAACGACCTCACCCGACAATTCCCCATGGAATACAGCGTCGAGCTAAAGCGCCTCATCGAACTGGAAATGGAAGGTTCCGTAGGTTAG
- a CDS encoding response regulator: protein MTHTRILLVEDHAIVREGFRNLLELEESFEVVGEAPDGRTAIALAHKLAPDVIVMDIAMPGLNGFEATRQILQAAPDARILALSAHGDDEYVYHMRELGAAGFLLKQSSGEALTCAINEIAAGRSYFSPAIQQRLSRAEHKDRQDGIRSGKAKRSLTAREAEVLQLVAEGAANKQVAAELGISIKTVEKHRQKLMDKLDIHDTAGLTRYAIANGVIENRIQATTT, encoded by the coding sequence ATGACTCACACTAGAATACTTCTCGTAGAGGACCACGCAATCGTGAGGGAGGGCTTCCGTAACTTGCTCGAACTCGAAGAAAGCTTCGAGGTAGTCGGAGAAGCCCCCGACGGAAGGACAGCGATCGCACTCGCCCACAAGCTGGCCCCCGACGTCATCGTCATGGATATCGCCATGCCCGGACTCAACGGCTTCGAAGCGACGCGCCAAATCCTCCAGGCCGCACCCGATGCTCGGATCCTCGCCCTTTCCGCGCACGGTGACGACGAATACGTTTACCACATGAGGGAATTGGGCGCCGCCGGATTTCTTCTCAAGCAAAGCTCCGGCGAAGCCCTGACCTGCGCCATCAACGAAATCGCAGCCGGACGCTCCTATTTCAGCCCAGCCATCCAACAACGCCTCAGCAGAGCCGAACACAAAGACAGGCAGGACGGGATCCGCTCCGGCAAGGCAAAGCGTTCCCTCACCGCTCGTGAAGCAGAGGTGCTTCAACTCGTCGCCGAAGGAGCGGCCAACAAGCAAGTCGCCGCTGAGCTGGGCATCAGCATCAAGACCGTCGAAAAGCACCGCCAAAAACTTATGGACAAGCTCGACATCCACGACACCGCCGGCCTCACCCGCTACGCCATCGCAAACGGTGTCATCGAAAACAGGATACAAGCCACTACAACCTAG
- a CDS encoding sensor histidine kinase translates to MKTKAEITSESFASDYRSELSECLGTQRSSKSATQSATDLGKRAAERGMPVNKLLSLHFSELEKQWLALPNAGLQPDLSTRKLRKANRFLSNSLAPLEKSTRQELKSLRSELRSTHSQLTKENSRYQDLLKKATRDQERAKLTNRQFLLAQEAERKEISRELHDQVAQILAGINVRLSTLKKTSSIDQQSLEKRITKTQLLVEQSVKLIHSYARRLRPAMLDDLGLLPSLRTLIKDVSETVTLDIQLEAFPTIETLDNRSRTVLYRVTQEALTNVVRHANAKNATVRIHEADGKVHLTISDDGKSFSVGRILTSHTNNRLGLIGMRERVEMLGGSFAIESKAGEGTEIIVEIPTTLDDERTDQ, encoded by the coding sequence ATGAAAACGAAGGCAGAAATCACCAGCGAATCCTTCGCGAGCGACTACCGAAGCGAGCTGAGCGAGTGCCTTGGCACTCAGCGATCGAGCAAATCCGCAACGCAATCCGCAACAGACCTCGGCAAGCGAGCCGCAGAGAGGGGCATGCCCGTCAACAAACTGCTTTCCCTCCATTTTTCCGAGCTCGAGAAACAGTGGCTCGCCTTGCCCAATGCTGGCTTGCAGCCTGACCTTTCAACCAGGAAGCTGAGGAAAGCCAACCGTTTCCTATCTAACAGCCTCGCCCCGCTTGAAAAGTCGACCCGCCAGGAGCTCAAATCACTCCGATCTGAACTCCGAAGCACTCATAGCCAATTGACAAAGGAAAATTCCCGCTACCAAGACTTGCTCAAAAAAGCCACGCGGGACCAGGAGCGGGCAAAGCTCACCAACCGCCAGTTCCTCCTCGCTCAGGAAGCGGAGCGCAAGGAGATCAGCCGAGAACTGCACGATCAGGTCGCCCAGATACTCGCTGGCATCAACGTCCGGCTCTCCACACTCAAAAAGACATCCAGCATCGACCAGCAAAGCCTCGAAAAGCGCATTACAAAAACCCAGCTTCTCGTGGAGCAATCCGTCAAACTCATACACAGCTACGCCCGCAGGCTGCGGCCCGCCATGCTGGACGATCTCGGACTCCTCCCGTCCCTGCGCACGTTGATAAAGGACGTCTCAGAAACCGTAACCCTCGACATCCAGCTCGAAGCTTTCCCGACCATCGAAACGCTCGACAACCGCAGCCGCACCGTTCTTTACCGCGTAACGCAAGAGGCTTTGACCAATGTCGTGCGCCACGCGAATGCTAAAAACGCCACAGTGCGGATCCACGAGGCAGACGGCAAAGTCCATCTCACCATCAGCGACGACGGCAAGTCCTTTAGTGTCGGACGTATCCTCACTTCCCATACAAATAATCGGCTCGGCCTCATCGGTATGCGGGAGCGAGTGGAAATGCTGGGCGGATCCTTCGCCATTGAATCAAAAGCCGGCGAAGGCACCGAAATTATTGTCGAAATACCCACAACCCTCGACGACGAAAGAACCGATCAATGA
- the recN gene encoding DNA repair protein RecN: MLQYLKIANLALLESASIDFESGFTVVTGETGAGKSVLLGALSLLSGARTDKSVIRSGTEQCDVEAALWFEDSRAIDDMLRGMDLPACEEGMLVLKRSLHISKPSRISINGSFATLTNLQELGETWIDFHGPGEPQRLLKSECQLELIDLFGGLEKEAEEYGKRYRVWRAILGEIEELQGASQLAPDQIDFIKAQLQVIDSLELSHESIEQLEQDFNRVSGAQELLELTAELSNGLSGDEGALNLISQLSRAAEQAAELDPSLSDLAERLNSLIIETQELGAEYEQLGSSLEFEPEFAQEVTQKMNDWQDLRRKYGRDVEAVLSAREEMAKRLESQGDIQGSLQRLHAEADKVEGELKALASRLTQKRLTAGKSLAKKAEKMLLELGFKKGRFGIQMLDQTSLKSHGDSLPDLLFSPNVGEPMKSLSDVASSGELARVMLALKTILADVDSVPVLVFDEVDANVGGEIGRIVGQKLKGIGDNHQVICITHLPQVAALGKQHFLVEKDQSGNRAAVKIRRMDTESESRVEELARMLGDRQAKSALSHARELLAL, from the coding sequence ATGCTACAATACCTGAAAATCGCCAATCTTGCTTTGCTGGAGTCTGCTTCGATCGATTTCGAGTCGGGATTCACTGTCGTTACGGGTGAAACGGGAGCGGGTAAAAGCGTTCTGCTGGGCGCCTTGAGTCTGCTTTCCGGAGCGCGTACGGACAAGTCGGTGATCCGCTCGGGCACGGAGCAATGCGACGTGGAAGCTGCCCTCTGGTTCGAGGATTCCCGAGCGATAGATGACATGTTGCGTGGCATGGACTTGCCGGCCTGCGAGGAGGGCATGCTGGTGCTGAAGCGTTCCCTGCACATTTCCAAGCCGTCTCGCATTTCCATCAACGGCAGCTTCGCGACGCTCACGAACTTGCAGGAGCTGGGCGAGACCTGGATCGATTTTCATGGCCCGGGCGAGCCGCAGCGGCTCTTGAAGAGCGAGTGCCAGCTGGAGTTGATCGACTTGTTCGGAGGTCTTGAGAAGGAGGCCGAGGAGTACGGGAAGCGATATCGCGTTTGGCGGGCGATCCTAGGGGAAATCGAGGAGCTGCAGGGAGCGTCCCAGTTGGCTCCCGACCAAATCGATTTTATCAAGGCCCAGTTGCAGGTCATCGATTCTTTGGAGCTGTCGCACGAGTCCATCGAGCAATTGGAGCAGGACTTCAATCGAGTGTCTGGCGCCCAGGAGCTCTTGGAACTGACTGCGGAGTTGAGCAATGGCCTGAGCGGGGACGAGGGGGCTTTGAACTTGATCTCGCAGCTTTCGCGGGCTGCGGAGCAGGCGGCGGAGCTGGATCCGAGCCTGTCCGATCTGGCGGAGCGGCTCAACAGCTTGATTATCGAAACTCAAGAGCTGGGAGCGGAGTATGAGCAGCTGGGGTCTTCATTGGAATTCGAGCCCGAATTCGCTCAGGAGGTGACTCAGAAGATGAACGACTGGCAGGACCTGCGCCGCAAGTACGGTCGCGACGTGGAAGCGGTTTTGTCGGCTCGCGAGGAGATGGCCAAGCGTTTGGAGTCTCAGGGCGACATTCAGGGAAGCTTGCAACGCTTGCATGCGGAGGCGGACAAGGTCGAAGGCGAGCTGAAAGCTTTAGCTTCACGCTTGACGCAGAAGCGACTGACCGCGGGCAAGAGCTTGGCGAAGAAGGCTGAAAAAATGCTTCTGGAGCTCGGATTCAAGAAGGGGCGTTTCGGTATCCAGATGTTGGATCAGACCAGTCTCAAGTCCCACGGTGACAGCCTGCCTGACTTGCTTTTTTCGCCGAACGTGGGCGAGCCGATGAAGTCGCTCAGCGACGTGGCTTCCAGCGGCGAACTCGCTCGGGTGATGCTGGCTCTGAAGACGATCTTAGCTGACGTCGACAGCGTGCCGGTGCTGGTGTTTGACGAGGTCGATGCTAACGTCGGAGGCGAGATTGGTCGCATCGTTGGACAAAAGCTCAAGGGGATCGGCGACAACCATCAGGTGATTTGCATCACGCACTTGCCTCAAGTCGCAGCTCTCGGGAAGCAGCATTTCCTTGTGGAAAAGGACCAGAGCGGAAATAGAGCTGCGGTGAAGATCCGCAGGATGGATACGGAATCGGAAAGCCGGGTGGAAGAGCTCGCTCGCATGTTGGGAGACCGTCAAGCCAAGTCGGCGCTTTCGCACGCCCGGGAATTGTTGGCGCTTTAG
- a CDS encoding SDR family NAD(P)-dependent oxidoreductase: MRLAGKKALVTGASRGIGRAIAEALAAAGMQVFGTSRNPGEVEWPQSISPLRLDLSSSASVEAAWGEGRISEIGCDVLVNNAGAGVFGGFGESGFEQWEGQVQSMLLGSMKLAHLAMKQWTEERPGVLVNVGSLAVEYPIPYMSGYNAAKAGLAAFCESLRLERDPRLARVLELRLGDVNTRFNDYMQVDLKGTRQERVWAAMCRHVANGPSAEHVAKQLVKYIGSDKQGVVRVGGFFQAFVASLFHRMVSQKTKQAANLRYYNVGNDR; the protein is encoded by the coding sequence ATGCGGCTTGCGGGAAAAAAGGCGTTGGTGACGGGGGCAAGTCGTGGAATCGGCCGCGCCATCGCTGAAGCCTTGGCGGCCGCTGGCATGCAGGTTTTTGGAACCTCTCGAAATCCGGGCGAAGTCGAGTGGCCGCAGAGTATCAGTCCTTTGCGCTTGGATTTGTCCAGCTCCGCGTCGGTCGAGGCAGCTTGGGGCGAAGGACGGATATCGGAAATTGGATGCGACGTCTTGGTGAACAACGCGGGGGCAGGGGTCTTCGGCGGATTTGGCGAAAGCGGCTTCGAGCAATGGGAGGGGCAGGTCCAATCCATGTTGTTGGGAAGCATGAAGCTGGCCCACCTCGCAATGAAGCAGTGGACGGAAGAGCGTCCCGGAGTATTGGTGAACGTAGGCTCGCTCGCGGTCGAGTACCCGATCCCCTACATGAGTGGGTACAACGCTGCGAAGGCGGGGTTGGCAGCGTTTTGCGAGTCGCTGCGCTTGGAGCGTGATCCGCGACTGGCTCGTGTCCTGGAGCTGCGTCTTGGCGATGTGAATACGCGTTTCAACGACTACATGCAGGTTGATTTGAAGGGCACCCGCCAAGAACGGGTTTGGGCTGCTATGTGTCGGCACGTGGCGAATGGTCCCAGCGCCGAACACGTTGCGAAGCAACTCGTGAAATACATTGGCTCAGACAAGCAAGGGGTGGTGCGTGTAGGCGGCTTTTTTCAGGCGTTTGTTGCCTCTTTGTTTCATAGAATGGTCTCGCAAAAGACGAAACAGGCCGCAAACCTTCGGTATTACAACGTAGGAAACGATCGATAG
- a CDS encoding glycosyltransferase: MTSSTGGGHDARATAFRRWVRELYGWEVDVRVESMLEDSSRVARFGVNFYNFIQRHAPWFHHPYYLLVEGLSFLNKNEVSLGRPYYDQVLRSYRPHLVFSVHDCLNRGYFQHARKVLGKHVRCATYCSEFSGGYGYSRNWVEPSVDLYISRTETAKNYAIKALKLAEEKIVVRGQFLMPRIYREALTPIERHRFITERLGLRSDRRIVFLTTGGAGANNHIALLEVLKRHSDKYQAVVVCGRNQKVFLEASRWKERNPDFSCNITGFTNEIHLYMQAADFVVTRGGTTTCAEALHFECPIVFNGFGGVMPQEKLTVKYFMQDDAAVKISKAEDFEALLADWFRSSGKFSELKRRFSKMRFKDDPRDTIRLLVDLARDAARGENRPALKVVGA, from the coding sequence TTGACTTCGAGCACGGGCGGCGGACACGACGCCCGGGCGACGGCATTCCGTCGCTGGGTCCGCGAGCTCTACGGTTGGGAGGTGGACGTGCGGGTTGAAAGCATGTTGGAAGATTCCTCGCGAGTGGCTCGATTCGGGGTGAACTTCTACAACTTTATCCAGCGCCACGCTCCTTGGTTTCACCATCCTTACTACTTGCTGGTGGAGGGCTTGAGTTTCCTGAACAAGAACGAGGTTTCGCTTGGGCGGCCGTATTACGATCAAGTGCTGCGCAGCTACCGTCCGCATCTGGTATTTAGCGTGCATGACTGCCTGAATCGGGGCTATTTCCAGCACGCTCGCAAGGTGCTCGGGAAGCACGTTCGTTGCGCGACTTATTGTTCGGAGTTCTCCGGCGGGTACGGATACAGCCGCAATTGGGTCGAGCCCTCGGTTGATTTGTACATATCGCGAACGGAAACGGCGAAGAATTACGCGATCAAAGCCCTGAAGCTGGCTGAGGAGAAGATCGTAGTACGCGGACAGTTCTTGATGCCCCGCATTTATCGCGAAGCGCTAACGCCGATCGAACGCCATCGCTTCATAACGGAACGTTTGGGGCTAAGGTCGGATCGCCGTATCGTATTCCTAACTACAGGCGGAGCTGGGGCGAACAATCACATCGCGCTGTTGGAAGTTTTGAAGCGGCATTCCGACAAGTACCAAGCGGTGGTCGTTTGCGGGCGAAACCAGAAAGTCTTTTTGGAAGCTTCGCGCTGGAAAGAGCGCAATCCTGACTTCAGCTGTAACATTACCGGGTTCACCAACGAAATCCACCTCTACATGCAGGCCGCTGATTTCGTGGTGACCAGAGGGGGAACGACCACCTGCGCGGAGGCTTTGCACTTCGAGTGTCCAATCGTCTTCAATGGATTTGGCGGTGTCATGCCGCAGGAAAAGCTGACGGTAAAGTACTTCATGCAGGACGATGCTGCGGTAAAGATCAGCAAGGCAGAAGATTTCGAGGCCTTGCTGGCGGACTGGTTCCGCTCATCCGGGAAGTTTAGCGAACTGAAACGGCGGTTTTCCAAGATGCGTTTCAAGGACGATCCGCGCGATACGATCCGTTTGCTAGTGGATTTGGCTCGGGATGCGGCGCGAGGGGAGAATCGTCCTGCTTTAAAGGTTGTGGGAGCGTAG